A window of Hymenobacter aerilatus contains these coding sequences:
- a CDS encoding glycosyltransferase family 117 protein, with amino-acid sequence MRSYSRLNNGVGWGVFALSLLVYLLTLEPTASFWDCGEFIACSYKLLVPHPPGAPTFLLLGRLVSLLSFGDVTKVAVLVNGLSAVSSAFTVLFLFWSITLLAKKLVLRRPGLHDDRGLTPTFGQSLLIVGAGAVGALSFAFSDSFWFNAEEAEVYAMSALGTAAVVWLMLKWENRADEADSDKWLVLLAYVIGLSIGVHLLNLLAIPALGFLYYFRRQPRPTLWGGVLTLGVGLGIVGAILVGIIPGLPTLAGSFEVFFVNSVGLPFNAGLVLFMALLIGLIWVGFRQSFQRRSQLLNTFMLCFVFILIGYSSYLIVPIRSSYHPTINENNPEDVLSFVSYLKREQYGSRPLLYGPHVFAQPIDQVDAGPRYVRQGDKYVVAEQKQELVYQDQDKMILPRIYTDAGAAQRVSYYQKWVDIREEVKPTMGQNLSFLFRYQMGHMFWRYFLWNYAGRESDVQQAGTVWPTETSQGLPERVAESKARNQFFAIPLLLGLLGLFYQARSDGKNALIVGLLFVFTGLAIVVYLNQPPIEPRERDYTFTGATYAFAIWIGLGVLALADLLGKLVKADAARAGAVTLLGLLAPGILLAQGWDDHDRSDRYNSVDSAKNLLNSCAPNAILFTNGDNDTFPLWYAQEVEGFRTDVRIAVLPYMNTDWHIDQMRQRSYQSAPVALSLSSSRYTQGTNDYLPYVENPSVSEVNLKDFLRLVQEDSDLLKVSYGEGGPTLLSFPSPNFYLPVDTAAVLQSGSIPKERRSQLVSKMEFNVSKRALEKKSLAILDILATNNWKRPVYFATSVALSQDHLGLEPYFQLEGLAWRVLPLRNPDYDPRGNDDGYVAKELLYQNLMQRFAYRGLNNPNVYHDETNLMFPASYRDKFVRLANAYLAAGDTATARQVADKCLAVLPDAAIPYDYYSPALVPALVAGGEVKRAQQLMDVLLDRTQRALTYYTSHPNPLMEREVGQHMGTAQQLYLAAQRIGDTHRAERAYQLLAPYLR; translated from the coding sequence ATGCGTTCGTATTCTCGATTGAATAATGGTGTGGGCTGGGGCGTGTTTGCCCTGAGCCTGCTGGTGTACCTGCTCACGTTGGAGCCCACGGCCTCGTTCTGGGACTGCGGCGAGTTCATCGCCTGCTCCTACAAGCTGCTCGTGCCCCACCCGCCCGGCGCCCCCACCTTCCTGCTGCTGGGGCGCCTCGTGTCGCTGCTCAGCTTCGGCGACGTAACGAAAGTGGCCGTGCTCGTCAACGGCCTGTCGGCCGTGAGCAGCGCCTTCACCGTCTTGTTTCTGTTTTGGTCCATCACGCTGCTCGCCAAAAAGCTGGTGCTGCGCCGCCCCGGCCTGCATGACGACCGGGGCCTGACGCCGACCTTCGGGCAGAGCCTGCTGATTGTGGGCGCGGGCGCAGTGGGCGCGCTCTCGTTTGCCTTCTCCGACTCGTTCTGGTTCAACGCCGAGGAGGCTGAGGTGTATGCCATGTCGGCCTTGGGCACGGCGGCGGTGGTATGGCTGATGCTGAAGTGGGAAAACCGCGCCGATGAGGCCGACAGTGACAAGTGGCTGGTGCTGCTGGCGTATGTCATCGGCCTGAGCATCGGCGTGCACCTGTTGAACCTGCTGGCCATCCCGGCCCTGGGCTTTCTCTACTACTTCCGTCGCCAGCCGCGGCCTACCCTGTGGGGCGGTGTGCTTACACTAGGGGTAGGGTTAGGTATCGTAGGCGCTATTCTAGTCGGCATTATCCCTGGTTTGCCTACGCTGGCCGGCAGCTTTGAGGTGTTCTTTGTCAACTCGGTTGGGTTGCCGTTTAATGCCGGATTGGTCTTGTTTATGGCGTTGTTGATAGGACTGATTTGGGTGGGCTTTCGGCAGAGCTTTCAGCGGCGCAGTCAGCTGCTGAACACGTTCATGCTGTGCTTCGTGTTCATTTTGATCGGCTACTCGTCCTACCTGATCGTGCCAATTCGCAGTTCCTACCATCCTACCATCAACGAGAACAATCCCGAGGATGTACTCTCCTTCGTGAGCTACCTCAAGCGCGAGCAGTACGGGTCGCGGCCGTTGCTGTATGGACCCCACGTGTTTGCGCAGCCAATTGATCAGGTAGATGCCGGCCCGCGCTACGTGCGCCAGGGCGATAAGTATGTGGTGGCCGAGCAGAAGCAGGAACTCGTGTACCAGGATCAGGATAAAATGATCCTACCCCGCATATATACGGATGCTGGTGCTGCTCAGCGGGTATCGTACTATCAGAAATGGGTAGACATTCGGGAGGAGGTAAAGCCGACCATGGGGCAGAACCTGTCGTTTCTGTTCCGCTACCAGATGGGGCACATGTTCTGGCGCTACTTCCTGTGGAACTATGCTGGCCGCGAATCAGACGTGCAGCAGGCCGGCACTGTGTGGCCCACCGAGACCAGCCAGGGCCTGCCCGAGCGCGTGGCCGAGAGCAAGGCCCGCAACCAGTTCTTCGCCATCCCGCTGCTGCTGGGCTTGCTGGGCTTGTTCTACCAGGCCCGCAGCGACGGCAAGAACGCCTTGATCGTGGGCCTGCTGTTCGTCTTCACGGGCCTAGCCATCGTCGTGTACCTGAACCAGCCCCCCATCGAGCCCCGGGAGCGCGACTACACTTTCACGGGCGCTACCTATGCCTTTGCTATCTGGATCGGGCTGGGCGTGCTCGCGCTGGCTGACTTGCTGGGCAAGCTCGTCAAAGCCGACGCAGCCCGCGCTGGCGCCGTGACGCTGCTCGGGCTGCTGGCACCGGGCATCTTGCTGGCCCAGGGCTGGGACGACCACGACCGCTCGGACCGCTACAACTCCGTGGATTCGGCCAAGAATCTACTCAATTCCTGCGCCCCGAACGCCATCTTGTTCACCAACGGCGACAACGACACCTTCCCGCTGTGGTATGCCCAGGAGGTCGAGGGTTTTCGCACCGACGTGCGCATAGCGGTGCTACCCTATATGAATACCGATTGGCACATCGATCAGATGAGGCAGCGTAGTTATCAATCGGCGCCGGTAGCACTTTCTCTGAGCAGCTCGCGCTACACGCAGGGCACCAACGACTACCTGCCGTACGTCGAAAACCCGAGCGTATCAGAAGTAAACCTAAAAGACTTTCTGCGCTTGGTGCAGGAAGATAGCGACTTGCTCAAAGTCAGTTACGGCGAAGGTGGCCCTACCCTACTTTCTTTCCCATCGCCCAATTTCTACCTGCCCGTCGATACCGCGGCCGTACTGCAAAGCGGTAGCATCCCGAAAGAGCGACGCAGCCAGTTGGTCAGCAAAATGGAGTTCAACGTAAGCAAACGGGCATTGGAGAAAAAGAGCTTGGCTATTCTGGATATACTCGCCACCAATAACTGGAAGCGGCCCGTCTACTTCGCTACCAGCGTGGCGCTGTCGCAGGACCACTTGGGGCTGGAGCCGTATTTCCAGTTAGAAGGGCTGGCCTGGCGCGTGCTCCCGTTGCGCAACCCCGATTACGACCCGCGTGGCAACGACGATGGCTATGTGGCGAAAGAACTACTATACCAAAATCTGATGCAGCGCTTCGCCTACCGCGGCCTCAACAACCCCAACGTCTACCACGACGAAACCAACCTGATGTTTCCAGCCAGCTACCGCGATAAATTCGTACGCCTGGCCAACGCCTACCTTGCCGCCGGCGACACTGCCACCGCCCGGCAGGTTGCTGATAAGTGCCTAGCGGTGCTACCCGATGCAGCCATTCCATACGATTATTACTCGCCGGCGCTGGTACCCGCATTGGTAGCCGGCGGCGAGGTCAAGCGCGCTCAGCAGTTAATGGATGTGCTCCTGGACCGTACTCAACGGGCGCTAACCTACTACACCAGTCACCCCAACCCCCTGATGGAACGGGAGGTAGGTCAACACATGGGCACGGCGCAACAGCTCTACCTAGCCGCCCAACGAATAGGCGACACCCACCGAGCCGAACGTGCTTATCAGTTGCTGGCGCCCTACCTGCGGTAA
- a CDS encoding cell division protein FtsX produces MAQARSIRKKTLGSYPHTMVVFSITLALLVVGLFGTLLISGYKISNLVKESIEMQVYLERGLPETQLLRLQQDFASKPYIAYKGNQPQVRFLSKEEGAKELIDQTGEDFQQFLGDNPLRDAYILRINADYADSVQLGRIVQELKKQDGVFEVQYVQSLIDSINQNLRRFSLVLLGFAVVLTVVVVILINNTIKLALFSQRFLIRSMQLVGATSAFIQWPFLRRATWQGVASGVLSGLLLWGLLQYAALNVPEIQLFLDQRLLLVLFVVMVALGASIGFFSSYRAVKKYLRLSLDDLY; encoded by the coding sequence ATGGCCCAGGCGCGCTCCATTCGCAAAAAGACTCTCGGTAGCTATCCGCATACGATGGTGGTGTTCAGCATTACGCTGGCGCTGCTGGTGGTGGGGTTGTTTGGCACTTTACTGATTTCGGGCTACAAAATCTCTAACCTCGTGAAGGAGAGCATCGAAATGCAGGTGTATCTAGAGCGCGGCCTACCCGAAACCCAGCTTCTGCGCTTGCAGCAGGACTTTGCCAGCAAACCGTACATCGCCTACAAAGGCAACCAGCCGCAGGTGCGGTTTCTCTCCAAAGAAGAAGGCGCCAAGGAATTGATTGACCAGACCGGCGAGGATTTTCAACAATTTCTGGGCGACAACCCCTTGCGCGATGCCTATATCCTCCGCATCAATGCTGACTATGCCGACTCGGTGCAGCTAGGCCGCATTGTGCAGGAGTTGAAAAAGCAAGACGGCGTGTTTGAGGTGCAGTACGTGCAGAGCCTCATCGATTCCATCAACCAGAACCTGCGCCGCTTCAGTCTGGTGCTGTTGGGCTTTGCAGTGGTGCTCACGGTGGTTGTGGTCATTCTCATCAACAATACCATCAAGCTAGCCCTGTTCTCCCAACGTTTCCTGATTCGGAGTATGCAGTTGGTGGGCGCTACCTCGGCTTTTATTCAGTGGCCGTTTCTCAGGCGTGCTACCTGGCAGGGCGTGGCTAGCGGCGTGCTGAGCGGGTTGCTGCTGTGGGGCTTGCTGCAATACGCGGCTCTCAACGTACCCGAAATTCAACTATTTCTAGATCAGCGCCTCCTTTTGGTCCTGTTTGTGGTGATGGTAGCGTTAGGAGCCAGTATCGGCTTTTTCAGCTCCTATCGCGCCGTGAAGAAATATCTGCGCTTGTCGCTGGACGATTTGTATTAA
- the truB gene encoding tRNA pseudouridine(55) synthase TruB — MSTRTLADFDFEAGEVLLVDKPLTWSSFDVVRKVKNTLRPRKIGHAGTLDPLATGLLILCTGKLTKQIDQIQAQEKEYTGTFRLGQTTPSFDLETPVDHEAPYQHLTEADLLAAAQQFVGAIQQTPPLFSAVKVNGERAYEVARRGGEAEIKSKEITIKAFELTRIELPEVDFRVVCSKGTYIRSLARDFGVALGCGAHLTKLVRTRIGEYRLEDAFTMEAIQALRPPRPEGSAPRPERPRKPRPARTGIEFYENNSGSNSEQQKENNLSS; from the coding sequence ATGAGCACGAGAACCTTGGCTGATTTCGACTTTGAAGCGGGCGAAGTCCTGTTGGTAGACAAGCCGCTCACCTGGAGTTCGTTTGATGTGGTGCGCAAGGTGAAAAACACCTTGCGGCCCCGTAAAATTGGGCACGCCGGCACGCTAGACCCACTGGCTACCGGCTTGCTGATCTTGTGCACGGGCAAGCTCACCAAGCAAATCGACCAGATTCAGGCGCAGGAAAAGGAGTACACCGGCACGTTCCGCCTGGGCCAGACCACGCCCAGCTTTGACCTGGAAACGCCCGTGGACCACGAGGCGCCCTACCAGCACCTCACCGAAGCCGACCTGCTGGCTGCTGCCCAGCAGTTTGTGGGCGCCATTCAGCAAACGCCGCCGCTGTTTTCGGCGGTGAAGGTGAACGGCGAGCGGGCCTATGAGGTAGCCCGCCGAGGTGGCGAGGCCGAAATCAAGAGCAAGGAAATCACCATCAAAGCCTTCGAGCTAACGCGCATAGAGCTGCCAGAAGTGGATTTCCGGGTGGTGTGCAGCAAGGGTACCTACATCCGCAGCCTCGCCCGCGATTTTGGCGTGGCGCTGGGCTGTGGCGCCCACCTCACCAAGTTGGTGCGCACGCGCATTGGCGAGTACCGGCTAGAAGACGCCTTTACGATGGAAGCTATTCAGGCGCTGCGCCCGCCCCGGCCCGAGGGTAGCGCCCCGCGCCCAGAGCGCCCGCGTAAACCGCGCCCAGCCCGCACTGGCATCGAGTTTTACGAAAATAATTCTGGGAGTAACTCAGAGCAGCAGAAAGAAAATAATCTATCCTCCTGA
- a CDS encoding response regulator transcription factor: protein MPTVLLIEDEASLALIIKDSLEVRGFAVEHAADGEEGLRLFRQTTPDIVVADVMLPRLDGFSLAEQLRRENTTVPIIFLTARSQPADVVRGFELGGNDYLKKPFSIDELVVRIRALLQRSVPATSTAPQELLQIGRYVFAPTQQKLRLADTEIELTHRESELLRRLYDHRNHVLERSTVLLDLWGQDHFFNGRSLDVFITRLRRYLRADPQVQILNVRGIGYKLVM from the coding sequence ATGCCTACCGTACTGCTCATCGAAGACGAAGCCTCGCTGGCTTTGATTATCAAAGACAGCCTAGAGGTACGTGGGTTTGCGGTAGAGCACGCTGCTGATGGAGAAGAAGGGCTACGCCTGTTTCGCCAAACCACACCTGATATCGTGGTGGCCGATGTAATGCTGCCGCGCCTAGATGGTTTCTCACTAGCCGAACAGTTGCGGCGCGAAAACACCACGGTGCCCATCATCTTTCTCACGGCACGCTCCCAACCCGCCGACGTCGTGCGCGGCTTTGAGTTGGGCGGCAACGACTACCTCAAGAAGCCTTTCAGTATAGACGAGCTGGTAGTGCGCATCCGGGCGCTGCTGCAACGCTCCGTGCCTGCCACCAGCACGGCGCCCCAGGAGCTTTTGCAAATAGGACGCTACGTATTCGCGCCTACCCAACAAAAACTGCGGCTGGCCGACACCGAAATCGAGCTGACGCACCGCGAATCGGAACTGCTCCGGCGCCTCTACGACCACCGCAACCACGTGCTGGAGCGCTCCACGGTGCTACTCGACCTCTGGGGGCAGGACCATTTTTTCAATGGCCGTAGCCTCGATGTATTCATCACCCGCCTGCGCCGCTACCTCCGCGCCGACCCGCAGGTACAAATCCTAAACGTGCGCGGTATTGGCTATAAGCTGGTGATGTAG
- a CDS encoding carboxypeptidase-like regulatory domain-containing protein, with amino-acid sequence MRRVGFLLLLFFCLAKAASAQITVRGVARDSLTHEPLGFASVFLANTTYGATTDAQGRFELRGVAAGPYELLVSYLGYQLYRKAILVQDKSLTVNPQLLPTAQQLAEVVVRPHKNNPDDYRTFEEYFLGSTTFSQQCRIRNPDDVLVDYDPQAKELTATSRDFVLVENRALGYRVKYYGLHFSVDFKRQFVQFYGSPVFEEMRARNARQQRRWADNRRQAYHGSQIHFLRSVYENRVEDQGFRVQKLRIVDNPRRARADSIMQHLLATLPPGQSLVLPDSLQRQRQEPRSYGYLYTRPLPIDSLRQLVADTCQLRFHDLLQITYLPEKPDPRYRPEVPGQLQPGPAPTEEVSTLYLQVPSVQIFPNGRLAHPLAIYNDGYWGFEKMGEMLPYDYIPPKQ; translated from the coding sequence ATGCGGCGCGTTGGCTTTCTACTCCTACTCTTTTTTTGCCTGGCCAAAGCAGCTAGCGCCCAAATCACCGTGCGCGGTGTGGCGCGCGACTCGCTAACGCACGAGCCGTTGGGGTTTGCCAGTGTGTTTTTGGCCAACACCACCTACGGTGCTACCACCGATGCGCAGGGTAGGTTTGAGTTGCGCGGTGTGGCAGCGGGGCCATACGAGCTGCTGGTTTCTTACCTCGGCTACCAGCTCTACCGCAAGGCTATTTTGGTGCAGGATAAGAGCTTGACCGTCAATCCTCAGCTGCTGCCCACTGCCCAGCAACTAGCCGAAGTGGTAGTGCGCCCCCACAAAAATAACCCCGACGACTACCGCACGTTTGAGGAGTATTTTCTAGGTTCCACTACTTTCTCGCAGCAGTGTCGCATCCGCAACCCCGACGACGTGCTGGTAGACTACGACCCGCAGGCCAAGGAGCTGACCGCCACCAGCCGCGACTTTGTGCTGGTGGAAAATCGAGCGTTGGGCTACCGTGTGAAGTACTACGGCCTGCACTTCTCGGTCGATTTCAAGCGGCAGTTTGTACAGTTCTACGGTTCGCCGGTATTTGAGGAAATGCGTGCCCGCAACGCCCGGCAGCAGCGGCGCTGGGCCGACAACCGCCGGCAGGCCTACCATGGCTCGCAGATTCATTTTTTGCGCAGCGTGTACGAAAACCGGGTGGAGGACCAGGGCTTTCGAGTGCAGAAGCTGCGTATTGTAGACAACCCACGCCGGGCCCGCGCCGATAGTATTATGCAGCATCTGCTGGCTACCTTACCACCCGGTCAATCGTTGGTACTGCCTGACTCGTTACAGCGCCAGCGGCAGGAGCCGCGCAGCTACGGCTACCTCTACACCCGCCCTCTACCCATTGACAGCCTGCGCCAGTTGGTGGCTGATACCTGCCAGCTGCGCTTCCACGACCTGCTGCAAATCACCTACCTCCCCGAAAAGCCCGACCCGCGCTACCGGCCGGAAGTACCTGGCCAGCTGCAACCCGGCCCCGCCCCTACCGAGGAGGTATCGACTCTCTACTTACAAGTGCCCAGCGTGCAGATTTTCCCGAACGGCCGCCTGGCGCACCCGCTGGCTATTTACAACGATGGGTACTGGGGCTTCGAGAAAATGGGTGAAATGCTACCCTATGACTATATTCCGCCGAAGCAATAG
- a CDS encoding sensor histidine kinase encodes MKSRLRVIFWLISLCMLGINGFQAYWLYTTYQLNTAQFARTAHEALLAVVQRQQLAAAQILLQPAATGSRYGHVALPIRQLDAADRSQLQQLWQAGSQRPVGALAARRHDDSVAQAFLQLLLRHAGTPTLNLSQLAEAYQTELRQRQAETAFLFDTLATATNQRAQQVAAPMGYPVQTPAVALPHLPGVAVRASFQPPVPYLLRQMGGLLAGSVGLLVLTTACFGLMLSTILRQKKLSEIREDFINNMTHELKTPIATVSAAVEALQHFGALQNPQRAKAYLAISQQELTRLSGLVEHVLHMAVAEREPLRLTPETVQPAELVAELVQQHQLTSAKPVHFDVDVAATAVHCDRLHLRNVISNLIDNAIKYSREQVTIRIQGQPEPSGWRLTVADDGIGIPASYQPAVFDRFFRVPTGNLHPVKGFGLGLYYVRQVVERHGGHLHLQSEQGRGSTFSLWLP; translated from the coding sequence ATGAAAAGTCGCCTGCGTGTTATCTTCTGGCTGATTAGCCTGTGTATGCTGGGTATCAATGGGTTTCAAGCCTATTGGCTCTACACTACGTACCAACTAAACACAGCGCAATTTGCCCGCACGGCCCACGAAGCGCTGCTGGCGGTGGTGCAGCGCCAACAGCTGGCAGCCGCGCAAATACTGCTGCAACCGGCCGCTACGGGCAGCCGCTACGGCCACGTAGCCCTACCCATCCGGCAACTGGATGCAGCCGACCGAAGCCAGCTGCAACAGCTCTGGCAAGCGGGCAGCCAACGGCCAGTTGGTGCCTTGGCAGCCCGCCGGCACGACGATAGCGTGGCCCAGGCGTTTCTGCAACTGCTCCTGCGCCACGCCGGCACGCCTACACTCAACCTCAGCCAGCTAGCCGAGGCCTATCAAACCGAGCTGCGCCAGCGCCAGGCCGAAACCGCGTTTCTGTTTGATACCCTAGCTACGGCCACCAACCAGCGCGCCCAACAGGTGGCCGCGCCGATGGGCTACCCCGTGCAGACGCCCGCCGTGGCCTTACCCCACCTGCCGGGCGTGGCCGTGCGGGCTTCCTTCCAGCCGCCGGTGCCCTACCTGCTGCGGCAGATGGGGGGCTTGCTGGCGGGTTCGGTTGGCTTGTTGGTGTTGACAACAGCGTGTTTCGGGTTGATGCTGAGCACGATTCTGCGCCAGAAGAAGCTGTCGGAGATTCGGGAAGATTTCATCAACAACATGACCCACGAGCTGAAAACGCCCATTGCCACCGTATCGGCGGCGGTGGAGGCTTTGCAGCACTTTGGGGCGTTGCAAAACCCGCAGCGGGCCAAAGCCTACCTCGCCATTTCGCAGCAGGAGCTGACACGGCTGTCGGGGCTGGTGGAGCACGTGCTGCACATGGCCGTGGCCGAGCGCGAGCCACTCCGACTGACGCCCGAAACCGTGCAACCTGCTGAGTTGGTAGCTGAGCTGGTGCAGCAGCACCAACTCACCAGCGCCAAGCCTGTGCATTTTGATGTAGACGTAGCCGCTACCGCGGTGCACTGCGACCGACTGCACCTGCGCAACGTCATTAGCAACCTCATTGACAACGCCATTAAATACTCCCGCGAGCAGGTTACCATCCGCATTCAGGGCCAGCCCGAGCCTAGCGGCTGGCGCCTCACCGTGGCCGACGACGGTATTGGCATTCCGGCCAGCTACCAGCCCGCCGTATTCGACCGTTTCTTTCGGGTGCCTACCGGCAACCTGCACCCTGTCAAGGGGTTCGGATTGGGCCTGTACTATGTGCGCCAAGTGGTGGAGCGACACGGCGGCCACTTGCACCTGCAAAGCGAGCAGGGTAGGGGTAGCACGTTTTCATTATGGCTACCGTAG
- a CDS encoding undecaprenyl-diphosphate phosphatase, which yields MTYWQAILLAIVEGLTEFLPVSSTGHMIITSALLGITATSFTKLYLVVIQLGAILSVLVVYWRRFFQSFDFYLKLLVAFLPIVVVGLLLKKHIDALLESVTVVALMLVVGGVVLLFVDKWFPQQQQERGGHPVTTPSYREAFIIGLFQCIAVVPGVSRSAATIIGGLTQKLTRRAAAEFAFFLAMPTMTAAAAKDLLDYYQEASEQGIQLGDLFSRDEIMQLLVGNVVAFVVALLAIRLFVNFVAKYGFRAFGVYRIIVGGILLLLIGLKINLQLV from the coding sequence ATGACGTATTGGCAAGCCATCCTCCTGGCCATTGTGGAGGGACTCACCGAGTTTTTGCCCGTGTCGAGCACCGGGCACATGATTATCACGTCGGCCCTGCTGGGCATCACGGCGACGTCGTTCACCAAACTCTACCTGGTGGTTATTCAGCTGGGGGCCATTCTGTCGGTGCTGGTGGTGTACTGGCGCCGGTTTTTCCAGAGCTTCGATTTCTACCTGAAGCTGCTGGTGGCTTTTCTGCCCATTGTGGTGGTAGGGCTGCTGCTAAAAAAGCACATCGATGCGTTGCTGGAATCGGTGACGGTGGTGGCGCTGATGCTGGTGGTAGGCGGCGTAGTGCTGCTGTTTGTAGATAAGTGGTTTCCGCAACAGCAGCAGGAACGCGGCGGCCACCCCGTAACGACGCCTAGCTACCGCGAGGCCTTTATAATTGGCTTGTTTCAGTGTATTGCCGTAGTGCCGGGCGTAAGCCGGTCGGCCGCTACCATTATTGGGGGCCTTACGCAGAAGCTGACCCGCCGCGCTGCTGCCGAGTTTGCCTTCTTTCTGGCTATGCCTACCATGACTGCCGCTGCCGCCAAAGACCTCCTCGATTACTACCAGGAGGCCTCCGAGCAAGGCATTCAGCTGGGAGATTTGTTTTCACGCGACGAAATAATGCAGCTCCTAGTAGGCAACGTGGTGGCCTTTGTAGTGGCGCTGCTGGCTATCCGGCTGTTCGTGAATTTTGTGGCCAAGTATGGTTTCCGCGCCTTCGGTGTCTACCGGATTATTGTGGGCGGTATTCTGTTGCTGCTGATTGGTCTGAAAATCAACCTGCAACTGGTATAG
- a CDS encoding bifunctional riboflavin kinase/FAD synthetase: MHVVRDPAQFPYLGNAVVTSGTFDGVHLGHQKILHRLLKVGQQHGGPTVVITFWPHPRLVLGPPPSHPELLELRLLNTLAERETKLRDFGIDYLLIIPFTKEFASWTSEEFIQKILLDTVGTQRLVIGYDHRFGKNREGGFDYLHQHADRYGMRVEEIPREDVDAVGVSSTRIRRALESGDVATANRYLGYAYPFTGIVVKGQQLGRTIGYPTANIQCSEPLKLIPARGVYAVRATTAAGTTHPAMLNIGIRPTVGGNLAETVEAHLLDFDGDLYDQLLTVEFVARLRDEQKFNGLDALKAQLALDAEAARQQLG, encoded by the coding sequence ATGCACGTCGTTCGGGACCCGGCGCAGTTTCCCTACCTCGGCAATGCCGTGGTCACCAGCGGTACGTTCGATGGAGTGCACCTGGGCCATCAGAAAATTCTGCACCGCCTGCTGAAGGTGGGTCAGCAGCACGGCGGCCCCACGGTGGTCATTACCTTCTGGCCGCACCCGCGTCTGGTGTTGGGGCCGCCTCCCTCCCACCCCGAACTGCTGGAGCTACGCTTGCTGAATACGCTAGCCGAGCGCGAAACCAAGCTGCGCGACTTCGGCATTGACTACCTGCTGATTATTCCTTTCACCAAGGAATTCGCGAGCTGGACGTCGGAAGAATTTATCCAGAAAATCCTGCTTGATACGGTGGGCACGCAGCGGCTAGTAATTGGCTACGACCACCGCTTCGGCAAGAACCGTGAGGGCGGCTTCGACTACCTGCACCAGCACGCCGACCGCTACGGGATGCGCGTAGAAGAAATTCCGCGCGAGGATGTAGACGCCGTGGGCGTGAGCAGCACCCGCATCCGCCGCGCCCTGGAAAGCGGCGACGTGGCCACCGCCAACCGCTACCTCGGCTACGCTTACCCCTTCACCGGCATTGTAGTGAAGGGCCAGCAACTAGGCCGCACCATTGGCTATCCTACCGCTAACATCCAGTGCTCAGAGCCGCTGAAGCTGATTCCGGCCCGCGGCGTGTACGCTGTACGTGCCACCACGGCCGCCGGCACCACCCACCCGGCCATGCTCAATATCGGCATACGCCCCACCGTGGGCGGTAATCTAGCTGAAACTGTAGAAGCCCACCTGCTCGACTTCGACGGTGACCTGTACGACCAACTACTTACCGTGGAGTTTGTAGCTCGCCTGCGCGACGAACAGAAATTCAACGGCCTGGATGCTCTGAAAGCGCAGCTAGCACTAGATGCTGAGGCTGCGCGGCAGCAACTAGGATAG
- a CDS encoding DUF3098 domain-containing protein: MNQRFAFGPRNYRLMFIGLAVLAAGFITMTLDSTDYGEGFLGITLGPILLVIGFLIEFWAIMAKPGGPVETPKPTQDTMPTPLATPPTTPVAPPTPAPRPTYNKPRS; the protein is encoded by the coding sequence ATGAATCAACGCTTTGCTTTTGGTCCCCGCAACTACCGCCTGATGTTTATTGGACTGGCAGTGCTAGCGGCCGGTTTCATTACCATGACCCTCGACTCGACCGATTACGGCGAAGGATTCCTGGGTATCACGCTCGGGCCGATTCTGCTGGTTATCGGATTTCTGATTGAGTTCTGGGCCATTATGGCCAAGCCCGGCGGCCCTGTCGAAACGCCCAAGCCTACCCAGGATACCATGCCTACCCCCCTGGCTACCCCACCCACTACGCCCGTTGCGCCACCCACGCCGGCGCCGCGCCCTACCTACAACAAGCCGCGCTCCTAG